The genome window TAAACAAAATCTCCATAAATGAAGTTGAATATAAAAGAGTTGATTGTGTTTAAAATCTGAAATTTACTAAATTggagtttgatttgtttttatttaggGACGAGAATCGAAGttcaattttgtttttttatcaagtattgtgttttatattagtgataaaacacattgtgaagAAACTGCTAAAAAAATCTAATGGGACCAGAAACATGTGAAGAAAAACACACTGCGAAGAAAGTATGAAGAAAAACACACTAATAAAACACACTGCAGCGAATCTGTGAAGAAAAACACATTGATAAAACACATTGGGAAGAAAAACACACTGTGAAGAAACAGTCAATAAAAACATACTGATAAAACTCATTGTGAAGAAACCAATAACTtgtaaaacacaacgtcaataaACACAAAAATGCGTCCTTCATAAAACATAAACTGCTATAACACATAATGAGTAAACCTATAACtggtaaaacacaacgtcaagaaattgTTCAAGAACGATAAGCTGGTGTGTTACGTGTGAAGAAAccataaaacaaacaaaacacaatgtcaagaatacATGcacatgcaaaaaaaaaaaaaaaaaaacaacttaatcaaatactggcatgttgaACAACTAAATCAGGATGCATTTACCATGATCACAATCAATCATTGCATTAGACATCGACATTTTTGATCCGcaatatgcaaaaaaaaaaaaaaaaaaatcatctgaAGGATAAGAGAATGATGCATGTTAGATTCTGCGTAACTGATACAATTCCATAAATAAGATATAGGGTTTCCTTAAAAGTCTCATTTTGTTGTTttagatttatctttttcaaaaataacTTGTTTAGTGAATTACCATTGTACCCTTTTATTAAAATTCTCTAGATGACACATGCCATAATCATATCACTTCCTACACTTTCTAGAAAAATatgactttgtagccaactctcaccatatatagagtagggttcgcacggaaagtgtgtttttcctagaaagtctaggaagcgatctggtccatccgattggtgtgtttaaggattgagattaaatcaatggcaatcttgtaatatttgagtttaattaattgattgttttaaatgaataggggcaattttgtcaaatgaccgtttttttaaatcaattagataactgCAATCCCTACTTTCATgggattttccctctctctctccattattgatttgattttctctctttctctctccaatCCAACCCTAAACATAATAAAACCTGCGATCTCTACTCCCCCTTGCTGTTGGCGACGCAAAACAGGACCCCAAAAGCATTCAGATTTCGGTTCCAAGGCTTGTTGATACCCCTTTTCTTCACTAGGTATTcatatcttgtgttgtgattaaaGTTCTTGAAGTGCATATACGTTTTCGGTCTTAATCTGCTTGTAACTTGGCTGTGTTTTTTCTGTTTTAattgatgattgtagagaggcatgtaaaacacagcgtcaagaatctgcttgctgttaaaacacatcgttaagaatctgcttgctgttaaaacacagcgtcaagaatctgcttgcacGCCTTAAAGTGTTAATTGAAAGTGAATGTTGTATACTTCTTTTAGTTAATGTTTGACATTCCGTATTTGAGCCTTCATGTAAGAAATGTGTCTAATagagaaagaaatttttaaggctctttttccgctgcgtcgtttttttttaagttattacgTGTGATGGCGTTTCATGAGAGCACAATTCGAATGCTTAAAATCAAGCTATTTATGAAGTTTGAGCTTAACTCAAATAAAATCTGAGTCAACTCAGCTGGTTTGATTTAACTCGATTCAGTTTCAACCGTAACCAAAACCAAAATTTTCGGTTTGGTTTAGTTTTGAACCGGCCTactaattataattaatattatgCCTATTAACCTAGAAAAGATTAAAACCAAAAAGGTGAAAGGGCTTATCGACAAAGCTAAACAAAGCCGTTAAGGAACTTTGTTGAGTTAGTACGTCTTCTCTATTTATAAGAGTTTTCTTGAGCAATGTTTTCTTTAGACAAGTGACGTGACACAAAATGTATTTTAGAGCTCCTGCTTTATAAACTCTAATATATAGGTTAAATAGAAGGACAAAAGGCTAATTTAACCCTCATTTTAAAATGCTCAACTCCTTTAAGTATCTTATAATCGTGATAAAAATACATTTTTATCCCAAAGAGTTCATTCGTAAGGTGGTATAGATAATGGTACGATTCTACCATCTACATATACGGTGTTATCATTTTATACGGTACGTATATGCGTCCTGCGCATTTATACTATGCGGATGTATGCCCAGATCTAGACTGGATTTGATTACACATTAACAATTCATTGTGATTATTTCATTTTACATGATATTATTATATGTGTATGTATTGATATAGGCCAGTGTACATAAATGAACTCAGATACTTATAAGACACTAAACCTACTCATTTGCACGTTTCCATCTCACTGTATCTTACATTTTTAGACGATATTTGCTTTATATGTATATACCCATATACACAGTACTTCACATTTAATGATCTCTCTCTTCTTCTACTGTGATCTCGTACTTTATATATCTTCTTCTATAAATTCCTTGTGACAATGAAGCAACTTCACATATTAATCATGGTacaatcaaagaagttcagaggTGTCAGGCAAAGGCAATGGGGTTCCTGGGTATCTGAGATTAGACACCCACTCTTGTAAGTTCCACTTTCATTTCCTTGTTTCTTTGATTAATTCTCATTTCATACTTTTCTTATATGTTCTTGTATACATATAATCCTTTATTCTTCCATTAACTAATAAGTTAGTATCAACATGAATTATCCATTTATGTTAATATAGTTTTTactaatttcaagaactttaaatGATAACAAAACAGTGCTATTCACATATAACTTTTTGTACTCTTAGAAGCTCATAAATATTTTAAATGTACAATCTTTAAGAGGTAATGTGCACCATTTGTGAAAAAGTATTGagattattaataaaaaaacaaatgtaCAAATTTTAATTATCCAAGTTTTACAACAGAAAGAGAAGAATTTGGCTTGGAACATTTGAGACAGCAGAGGCAGCAGCTAGAGCATATGATCAAGCAGCCATCTTAATGAACGGCCAAAGTGCAAAAACAAACTTTCCGGCCACCAACAAGAACTTTTCCGGCAACAACAACCACTCTCCACCACCACAGACAGAGATTCCAGCGGCCACTTTAGCCGCTAAACTGCGTAAATGCTGCAAAGATCCATCACCTTCACTCACATGTTTACGTCTTGACAGTGATAACTCTCACTTTGGAGTGTGGCAGAAACGTCCTGGAAAAGGGTCCGGGTCGGGTTGGGTGATGAAAGTGGAGCTTGGTGGCAAGAGGAAGGAGGGAGCGGTGGAGGAAACAAGTACGGTGGTGGAGGATGGTGGCTCCGGTGATCCAGAAATAGATGAAGAAAATAAAGCAGTAATGCAAATGATTGAAGAGTTGCTTAACTGGAATTCAACTCCACCTTCACTTTGTATAGTCAATGGTTAGCGACCGGTTTGTatattatgattatgattattaGGGATTTTTCAAAGAAATTTCCTTTTCTTTCTCTTGTTGTTAAGATGAATAATATGTTTATTTTAAGTAtaaacagtgttgtaaaagtcgctaggcggtctctagtcggccgactggggagttgggagtaatcggagtactcggagagtactcggggagtacgcggacatggtaaatataaagaaaattaattgttatatattatttatgtgttaaaataagcataattcatgtcaactgagtataatttaaaatgaaacatctttaaagttcaaatattctgaatacaagtccgactagtctgagtacaaggccgagtagtccgagtacaaggccgagtaggccgattttgaccgagtttgaccgattaaaagtcagcaaaccacgttgaccgcctagaccgactaggccgactacatccgactaggcgccgactaggccgactaggcaccgagtactcccgagtaatcccgaggccgactaattgagaccgcctaggaggaagtcgcctcggagggggtccgaggaccgagtacttgccgagtactcggccgagtaatccgacttttacaacactgagTATAAATAAGATGTAAGTAGAAAAGAAGAAACAATGTATCATGTAAAAAGATGAAAGTCTGTTTATAAAGCATGTTGTTGTTTCACAAAATAAGCCTATAAGCTTTTATCATAAAGTACAAAAGGCTACTTTGATTATTACCAAATTATTTGATATGATTTTGACCACACAAGTGGAAATTTGAGGGATTTCATGTTAAATTACCTTGATATATGTGTAGAATGGGTAAGCTAATAATTATGTACTTTATAAAAGTTCAATTCAACATCCTTATCATCGAAATAGATAAAATCTTTACAAGAAAAGTATACTTAGAAGGTAGTTATAATGCAATCTTTAGCAAGTTAAAGAGACTGGACACCAACATGGTGTGGAGGGGCTTGGTTGGAGGTATTACTCGATACGTGGTAGATGTGAGCTTCACCAGTCCACACCCAAAAAAGTGGGGTGTAGGAGCGGCGTGGGGTGCCATGTGTTTTTttaaggcaaattggaaataaataattccatctaactcaatttggccgataataattccAAGtaagttattggccgataataatccgaactcgtcattttttttttgtaaaatagtccgccatTAAAATAGCTTaatggagttaagctttttttcccgaattacaaactgatgttttagggcttttgatcagaacgaagATACGggttgattgatgtaaaacttacctcgaaatactgccacagcccacgaaaacggtgcttcaattcgggtgtttaaacttctaaTTAACAAAAATAAGCCATTTCGAGGTAAGTTGTACATCAATCAACCCGTATCCTCGttttgatcaaaagccctaaaacatcggtttgtaattcggaaaaaaaaaaactaactccgttaagctatttaacggcggactattttacaaaagaaattgaccagttcggattattatcgaccAATAACTGCCTTGGGATTTATCGGCCAAACTGAGTTAGgtgagattatttatttccaattcgccTTTTTTTAAATGTTTAGACAATTATATTAAAAACACTACTTATAGTAATTTTAAAAAAAGTTTCATAAAAGACAAtcctaaaatataaaaaaacctaCTTAATAAATcgtaaaaaataagaaaaacctaCTTgttaaatcctaaaaaataaaaaaaaatcaacttattaaatcctaaaaaaattaaaaaattacaaAGTACAGTAAGTATTAAAGTGGGGAACCACTTAAACTCCGTATTCCCGTAGTCCCTGTACTCGATCTTCGCGATCTCCACTCGATCGTCGTAGGTCAAGTTGCCCGCCGGGACACGGTCGAAGCAAACTTTAAACAGATCCAACCTCGGTTTGAGCTCACGCCATTTGTGTTGATACGCGTTTAAGTTTTGACGCGTGTTCCCGCCCCACGCCAGGCTCAATCCCTACGCCAGCGGGGCAACGCCATAGCCAACGCTACCCCGATGTGGTCTAGCCAGCATTTTGGGCATTCCGccgccccaacccacgccccacacCCCGCGGTCTTAAGTAAGAAGGATaatgttttaatttaatttagCTATGAAATATTATACTTTATTCCTAATTTATACTAAATTAAATATCATCCATCTCATGATTAAGGATCCTATAAAAAGTAGCAAgtgtgtgagaagtgtaagaaataatatGGTGAGTACATGCGTCTTTAATTAAAACTAGTATGGTGCCCGCACGATGCAGCGGGGGCGACAATTTGCATTGCGGCACTCATTTCAGGCAGTTTTCTTATTCGGATAATATTTATGGTAGCATTATTGTGGTAGATATATGTCAAAAGTGTTAAACATGTCTGGtaattattaaatttaaaatttgaattatCAAGTACTTCAAGAAACCATTGATGCAATAAAGTAACATAAGAATAAGAAAATTAACCCGAcaaaagtgtcatattttgaattttcaaagtctttatttataaactttgactttaattatatattttttgtgttatataaaacttgatgaaaattaacccgacaaaaacacttgtaaaacacactcaaatcatataactttcatcaagtattatctagcacaaacaaaattatttaaggtcaaagtttataaataaagactttgaaaattcaaagtaggacacttttaatgggacgaAGGTAGTAAGTCTTAAAcataaataaaagttatataaagtAGCACAGGAATAAAGAAATATAATTCTTAAACATAAAAGTTGAAAACTAAAAGCTCAAGTGTCAAGTACTTTGCATTATCATGAGATCAATTTAGTAATCATACGGGTTAAACATTTGAAGGATGTCATCTATATTGTCACACCACCATTTGTCATCATCAAGATCAGTGTCCTCCGGAATTTCTTGTGTCTCTTCCTGTTTGATTGTTACATCCTTTGGAGGACGAGTTTCTTCTCTATTCTCCTCTTtaactgatacatcagtagtagTAGCTGGAACAGTTTGGGGAACTAAAAAAATGTTAAGTATTTTAGTTACATAATTTATCATGTTATCGTTAGATATAATATAGGATAGAAAGGTAGATACCTGACACAACTTCCATTTTGCTCTATGTCTTATCCATAACAAATTCTTAATCAATTTGTAAGAGAAAAATAAATAAGTGAGTAAAATAGACCAAAGTGTGTAAAATAATAACATCATGTAACTAGATTTATAAGTGTGAGCATAGAAGAATAAATTAAAGTTATAGACAACAGAAAATTGAAATACCTGTAAACCAATAATTCCAAAGAACAAGaaattttttgaatttaaaaaaactaatgaaTAACTATACTATATATAGAACCtataaaacaacaaattgaatGACCTAGTGCTTTTTTCAActaactaatattatctataagaGTATTTTTAAACTTAAAATCACTAAAAAAATGCAACACAATCTAGTATCTAGTCAAGTAAAAAAGCTTTGTTGCAATTAACTATTCTGAACTATAAGAGTAAAGTTTGAACTTATTATCCCTTACTTATCTATAAGAGACTAATAGTATATAATTTGAACTTATTATCACTTAAAATTGCAACACAATCTAGTAAGTATCTTGTCAAGATTGAAAATTTCATGATTAttttttgggtaaattactttttgagtccctgtattttatgggttttaactagttgagtctaaaagcaaaaagtttaacgacctgagtctcCATAAgtattttctttaaccatttgagtccaaatttctaacccagttagaattttgttgttaatttttgttaaatgaccaatttatccctataaaacacagggactcaaaaagaaaaaagaatattttattattattattattattattattattattattattattattattattattattattattattattattattatcatcatcatcatcatcatcatcatcatcatttaaaAATCATATCATTATCTTCACCAAATGGATCAACAAACCCAAACATCTTTTCAATCATATTCAACTCAAATTCCAATTTCCATAACAACCTCACTATCATCTTCATCAAATAGTTGAGTAATTAAAATGGGTTTTTAAGTTTGGTGTCTACAGGTAGGCAGAGTTTCCTTTGTCACTGTAAGTCATTGTAACCTTAATTTCACATATACAGGTTCCATAACCAAAACAATAGTTAGACAATAGTCACAACTTTCAATAGAAAGATACAACACATATAGAGAAATCTCAATCTTACTTGCAATTTATAACTGCGTAGAAAACTAAAGAACAGAGCAGGTACACAACTAACACCATTTTGATACTTTAGCAAAGGTACACAATGAATTACTAACCAGGGCCAACAAAACTTCCATGATACATATTCACAACAAagcacaaaaaaatataaaaagtttaCCTCAAAAGAATCTTATGGGGAGTCGTCTGGATGGTTCGCGAAGGAGAAGGGCGGAACTGGAGAAGCTTGCCTGCGATGTGAACCCTAGGTGTGAAAAAAGAAAGATAAGAGGGTTTGGGTTGTCTGTGATTCGCCTTGTGCCCTCATCTATTCGTCTGCGAttaaaaccctaatttaaccTATATGGGCTATTGACAATTGGGATTGTATAGAACATAAATATTCTAATTCTAAATTTATTATATATTTGAAATCAAGTCAAGATTAATAAGTAACAATATTTGAGTTTTTGACATTCAACTAAATAAATATTGATAATTTAGCAAAGCGTTTTATTatatattctttttctttttgagtccctgtgtttatAGGGAAAAattggtcatttaacaaaatttaacaacaaaattctaaatgggttagaaatttggactcaaatggttaaagaaaatgcttatagggactcaggtcgttaaactttttgcttttggactcaactatttaaaacacataaaacacagggactcgaaaagtaatttacccttatttttttgTTACattttacaagtttatttttatataaaaaacattattttattttttaaaaatagaaTGTTTTTTTGTattgcaaaataaataaaaaattgttTGTTTTACACCtataaagttttgtttttttaaataaaaaataacactaaaagataaaaaaattaaaatataagttgttatagttgtaaagtatgtttattttttgttaaattgctaagtttttaatcttttttcTTTACTACTATTATTACTACTGTTTAATGTtataaagttcataacttttttaaatATACACATATTACTCATTCAATTAACTTTAAAACTGTAGAAATTTCATTTTTTATTACAACAAAAATATGTTTAAGACCTTTACCTTCAATtgtaaatttcattttttttataaaaaacaggatgttaagagtttatatatatatataagtatacatATAAAATTCAAATAGGATGTTAGGAGTTAATATAGAAGCACACCTATAAAGGTCTACATTTTTAATGAATAGTGTAAACTGGACAAACCCGAAAAGGACATGATAAATTGGACAAACCCGAACAAGGTATCGTTGTACATTTTAATCCGCACAACACTTATGGTTGCAATTAAATATGTATAAGTAAAATGATATTATTTTTTGGTGCTTAATAATGTTCAACCTGCTTAtcctttaaaataaaatattattgaCATGTAACAATATCTTTTGCATACACACATGGATCTTCGACTAAAAAAAGCGCAATACAAATAACCTGCTAAAATCGATAAAAAGGTTATTCTATTATTTAGGGGACATAATCTAATTCAAACAAGTGTGTTTTAGCCTATTAAAGGTTTCTCGTTTTCCTTATGGTCGCATACCAGTTCATTAGGTATAAAACATTATTAGATGGAGAAAACTAAAAAACATTATTTTAATGAAACCAATTAGATATAAAAAAAAGTGAGCTTGTTTGATGTCACTTTACTACTTGCTAACCCATGCAAGTGTGTGCACCCAACCAAATACACAAACGTACAGAATATGAACAAAGCTCACATCAAACCCGTATGTGCAaggttttaaattttatttagtTGCCAGAACAAATTGGTGAACAATCTTAATCAAATGAAATCTGAGCGAAAAGGGGTTGGAATATTATTAAATTGATAATAATGACAACAATGTAGAGAGTCTTGAGCATTTGAAATGTGATAGGACACACTGTTTTAATAACTTGTACACTAATGCATCATCTACTTGTACATTTTAATTCGCACAACAATACTGaccaagacaactatcgaaacgtaGACAAAAATGAGTAGGTCATCACGATacctttggattttttttaaaatattatagtttataagatatgacaAAAATATGTAAAAGAGTTATAAGTTTGTTGTGAAAAGGGAAAAATGTAACTAATTatccataattttgttaaaataaagGGATTTAAGTGTTATAATATGAGGGACTAAAATATAATAAGTGtttgagttaattactatttttgtccctatggtttgtcaaaaatcactatttcagtccattagtttaaaaaattgcgatttcagtccatatggtttcacttttgtaaccatttcagtccccgtggtttcactttcgtaaccatttcaatccattattatgttaagtacagggactgaaatggttacgacatgaactgaaatggttacgaaagtgaaaccacagggactgaaatcacaatttttaaactaatggactaaaatagtgatttttgacaaaccacagggatgaaaacagtaattaactctaagtGTTTAAAAGACAAagttaccctcattttaggggtgtttttataaataaagagGGAAGGAGTTCTTATTTTTTTGGGTATTTTAAAATACCactccctcatgcattataatatagtatagattagagATTAAGTGTAATAGAGTAACTTCAATAATAATCATTTTAATTAACAAAATCTTTGCATAAATGTTTTGAGAGATTTTAGGAAACCATATATTTGGTATCTTTCTATTATTCGAAATCTGGTATCAAGTATTGTTTAATCCATAAAATTCGTATCAACATTTTTGTTAATCCGCACGTGTAAAACACCGTATGAATTCCAAAAAACACCACAACGTGAATCAAATACAACCATAGTGTTTTAACATCTAGAATGATTTTGATTATTTTGAAAGTGTAAAACACCATTCGGATTCTAAAAACACCACGACTTGTATCGTAATacagtcatggtgttttaacatctggaatGATTGCATTGTACATTATGTGTGGTGTTTTACACCTGCAATTCCTGTAGATCTTCTTCgtatggtgttttaaacctgcattCATGGTGTTTTACACCTGCATTCCAGTATGTGTTCTTCGTATGTTCTTCTTATGTCATCCAGTAGTTGTTCTTCGTATGGTGTTTTACACCTGCATTCCAGAATATGTTCTTTGTATGGTATTTTAAACCTGCATTCAGGGTGTTTTACATATAtgtattgtgacaacccgaacttttacGGTTAGTCTTACCTCGTTCCACGACCGTTAAACGAGTATTGTTACGCGTGCTCATTGTGTGATTCTAGTAAACGTGCTTGATGTGCTTGAATTATACTTGATTGGCTATATGAGACTTAATTGTATTATATGTGTGTGGGTGGTTGGCCGTTTGTTACTGTCCGTATGGTTCTTTGCCATTCCGCGTGTCCGATATACATTAATCTTAGCAACCTTatatcgaaaataaaatagatcATTGTAAATACAACTTTGTTGGTATTAAAAATTATCTTAgaacatcatgt of Helianthus annuus cultivar XRQ/B chromosome 1, HanXRQr2.0-SUNRISE, whole genome shotgun sequence contains these proteins:
- the LOC110884445 gene encoding ethylene-responsive transcription factor WIN1, which codes for MKQLHILIMVQSKKFRGVRQRQWGSWVSEIRHPLLKRRIWLGTFETAEAAARAYDQAAILMNGQSAKTNFPATNKNFSGNNNHSPPPQTEIPAATLAAKLRKCCKDPSPSLTCLRLDSDNSHFGVWQKRPGKGSGSGWVMKVELGGKRKEGAVEETSTVVEDGGSGDPEIDEENKAVMQMIEELLNWNSTPPSLCIVNG